DNA sequence from the Deltaproteobacteria bacterium genome:
ATCATCTTGGCCTGCTTCAGATTGTACGGCTTGTACCGCGCCATCCGCCCCTCCCCATCACCTCAGCCGTCCGAACATCCCCCAGATGCTCGCTGACCCTTGATTTACACCGACCCGCGCAGTTTTTCTACAGCCTCAACGACATCGTTTAGTCCTCCGGTGAGTAATGCGTCGGCCGACATTGACATTGCGCCCTCGCAATGTCGATACAGCGCACACCTCTTGCGGAAAGGATCGCCTCACCCATGAACGATCATCCCAATGCGACGCTGGTGCGCACCATGTTCCAAGCCCTTCGTGACGCCGACGTGGCGACGATTCAGGCGATGATTCCAGTCGACGCGACCTGGCACTTCCCCGGGCGGCACGGCCAACTCGCCGGCGCCCATCGCGGCCGCGACGCGATCTTCGCGTTCCTACTCAAGGTGCAAGCGCTGACGGATCACACCTTCCACCTCAACCTGCTCGACGTGATCGCCAATGACCAGCACGCGGTGGCACTCTTCACCGGCCACGGCACCCGCAACGGCAAGACGCTCGACAATCCCACCTGCTTGCGGATGCGCATCGTCGACGGACAGATCGCCGAGGTGTGGGAATTTGTGTGGGACCTCTACGACGTGGATGACTTCTGGGCCTAGGCGGTGCGCGCACGAACCCGGCCCACGCATCGCCGCTGCCCATCGATCTGCTGCTGCCCGACCTCGTCGCCGGGTTGCGAGCGGGATCGCGTGTCGTGCTGCGCGCCCCGCCGGGCGCAGGCAAGACCACACGCGTGCCGAGCGCGCTGCTCGACGCCGGGCTCGCGGGCAACAAGCAGGTGCTGGTGCTCGAACCGCGCCGCATCGCGGCACGCGCTGCCGCGGAGTTCGTCGCGCACGAGCGCGGTGGCAATGTCGGCGGCGAGATCGGCTACCGCGTGCGCTTCGAGACCCACGGCACGCGCGCAACCCGCGTGTGGTTCCTCACCGAGGGCATCTTCAGCCGGCAACTGGTGCGCGATCCGTTTCTGGAATCGGTCGCCATCGTCGTGCTCGACGAGTTCCATGAGCGCCACCTCCAAGGCGACGTTGCGCTGGCGGTGATCCGCGAACTGCAACAGACCGTACGACCCGATCTCAAATTGGTCGTGATGTCGGCCACGCTCGACACCGAGCGCGTCGCCGCCTATCTCGACAACTGCGGGGTCCTCACCTCCGAGGGCAAGCTGTACCCGGTGCAGGTCGAGTACACCGATCAGCTTGACGACCGCCCCTTGCCCGGCCGCGTTGCCACAGCCCTGCGCCGCGTACTTGCCAGCGCCGACGATCGCGGCGATGTCTTGGTGTTCCTTCCCGGCGCCGCGGAGATTCGCCGCACGGCAACCGCCATCGAGCCGATCGCCACCGCGCACGACTTGGATGTCGTGCCATTGCACGGCGATCTGCCGCTCGATGCGCAGCAACGGGCGCTGCACCGTGGCGCGCGGCGGAAGGTGGTGTTGTCGACCAACGTCGCCGAGACGTCGTTGACGATCGATGGCGTCACGACGGTCATCGACTCGGGCCTGGCGCGGATCAATCGCTTCGATGCACGGCACGGCCTCAATGCATTGCGGGTCGTACCGATCAGCCGTTCGGCGACCGATCAGCGCGCTGGCCGCGCCGGACGGACAGCGCCGGGCCGCTGTCTCCGGCTGTGGACCCAGGCCGAGCACACGGCGCGGCGCGATCACGACGTGCCCGAGGTGTTGCGCCTCGATCTCAGCGCGACGGTGTTGGAGCTGCGCGCGTGGGGGCTGGGCGACTTGCGCAGCTTCGGGTGGCTCGATGCTCCCAGCGTGGCGAGCCTCGCCCGCGCGGAGCAATTGCTCCAACTCCTCGGCGCCGTCGACGACACCGGTGCGCTCACTGAAGTCGGCCGCCGAATGCTCGACTTGTCGGCCCCGCCGCGTCTGGCGCGCATGTTGATCGAAGCCGAACGACGGGGCTGCGCCGACAGAGGAGCGCTGCTCGCCGCGCTCGCATCGGAGCGCGACATTTGTCTCGATCAGCGCGCGTTCGCAGTCGATGGGCTGCGCGCCACGTCGAGCCCGTCGGTTGGCGCATCCGACCTCTTGCTGCGCGCGCAGTTGTTCGACGAGGCGGCACGCAGCCACTTTGACCCACACGTCTGTCATACGCGCGGGCTTGATCTCCGCGGCGTACGCGCCGTCGAACGGGCGCGGCGGCAATTGCGCCAGGCTATCAAGACGGATCACCGCGTCGACCGCGAGGCGGACGAGTCGACGCTGTTGCGCTGCGTGCTGGCGGGGTTTCCCGACCGCGTCGTTCGGCGCCGCGCCGCCAACTCGCCTCGCGGCGTGATGGTGGGAGCAACGGGTATCGTGCTCGCCGACAGCAGCGTCGTCCGCGACGCGGAGTTCTTCGTCGCCATCGAGATCGAAGCGGGTCGACAGGAGCAACGATCGGAATCGCGCGTGCGGCTGGCTAGCGCGGTCGAACCTGAATGGCTGAGCGAGTTGTTCCCCGCCATGGTGCGAACGCATGGCGAGCTGCGGTTCGATGCCGCGCGTGAGTGCGTGGTTGAATGCGTGCAGACGCGCTTTCACGATCTCGTCCTACGCGAGACGACGCGTTTCGACGTCGATCCGGTGGCGGCAGGTGCGGTGCTCGCAGCCGCCGCACAACGCGATCCGGCGGCGGCGGTCGCGCTCGACGACCGCACGCGCGATTGGCTCGCCCGCCTGCGTTTCGTTGCGCACTGGATGCCAGAGTTGCAATTGCCGACCGACAGCGACGCGCTGGTGGCCGACGCGGTGGCCGATCTCTGCGCGGGCCGGCGCAGCTTTGCCGAGCTGCGTCGAGCCGATCTGCTCACCGCGCTGCGGCACCGTCTCACCCGCACCCAGCAACACGGACTCGATCGCGAC
Encoded proteins:
- a CDS encoding nuclear transport factor 2 family protein; this translates as MNDHPNATLVRTMFQALRDADVATIQAMIPVDATWHFPGRHGQLAGAHRGRDAIFAFLLKVQALTDHTFHLNLLDVIANDQHAVALFTGHGTRNGKTLDNPTCLRMRIVDGQIAEVWEFVWDLYDVDDFWA
- the hrpB gene encoding ATP-dependent helicase HrpB yields the protein MGLGGARTNPAHASPLPIDLLLPDLVAGLRAGSRVVLRAPPGAGKTTRVPSALLDAGLAGNKQVLVLEPRRIAARAAAEFVAHERGGNVGGEIGYRVRFETHGTRATRVWFLTEGIFSRQLVRDPFLESVAIVVLDEFHERHLQGDVALAVIRELQQTVRPDLKLVVMSATLDTERVAAYLDNCGVLTSEGKLYPVQVEYTDQLDDRPLPGRVATALRRVLASADDRGDVLVFLPGAAEIRRTATAIEPIATAHDLDVVPLHGDLPLDAQQRALHRGARRKVVLSTNVAETSLTIDGVTTVIDSGLARINRFDARHGLNALRVVPISRSATDQRAGRAGRTAPGRCLRLWTQAEHTARRDHDVPEVLRLDLSATVLELRAWGLGDLRSFGWLDAPSVASLARAEQLLQLLGAVDDTGALTEVGRRMLDLSAPPRLARMLIEAERRGCADRGALLAALASERDICLDQRAFAVDGLRATSSPSVGASDLLLRAQLFDEAARSHFDPHVCHTRGLDLRGVRAVERARRQLRQAIKTDHRVDREADESTLLRCVLAGFPDRVVRRRAANSPRGVMVGATGIVLADSSVVRDAEFFVAIEIEAGRQEQRSESRVRLASAVEPEWLSELFPAMVRTHGELRFDAARECVVECVQTRFHDLVLRETTRFDVDPVAAGAVLAAAAQRDPAAAVALDDRTRDWLARLRFVAHWMPELQLPTDSDALVADAVADLCAGRRSFAELRRADLLTALRHRLTRTQQHGLDRDAPTDYVLPSGRHAPVFYEDNKPPAVAARIQELFGLTRTPRLAGGRVALVFQLLGPNQRPVQITDDLESFWRQTYPEVRKQLRGRHPKHAWPEDPLHVQPTSRVRSARK